From a single Raphanus sativus cultivar WK10039 chromosome 3, ASM80110v3, whole genome shotgun sequence genomic region:
- the LOC108848053 gene encoding heavy metal-associated isoprenylated plant protein 6 has protein sequence MGEKKEETATKPEGEKKPATITVMKLDMHCEGCGKKIKRLLKHYKGVEDVKIDYKDNKMTVVGNVDAEAIRDKVAGRIKRNVEIVSPKKEAPPPPPPSGGEKKVADEKPAEKKPADEKPAGDKKEEKKKDEGAKTAPPPAPPKENTVVLKTKLHCEGCEHKIKRIVNKIKGVNSVAIESAKDLVIVKGIIDVKQLTPYLNEKLKRTVEVVPPKKEEATTVAAVAAAAPAPAGGEKKDKGAGEKKESKDVVEKKDGGGGEKKESKDVGEKKDGGGEKKKEVAPAGVGDGGATVDVKKSEYSGYGYPPQPMYYYPPGQMYGQHYMMQGQSSQPYVQEPYANQGYVHESYTNQGYGQGYGQEAPPQPYMNHQGYADPYAHMRAPQMFSDENPEGCSVM, from the exons ATGGGTGAG AAGAAGGAAGAAACGGCGACGAAACCTGAAGGAGAGAAGAAGCCAGCCACCATCACAGTCATGAAGCTTGATATGCATTGCGAAGGTTGTGGGAAGAAAATCAAACGACTCTTGAAACATTACAAag GCGTGGAAGATGTGAAGATTGATTATAAAGACAACAAAATGACGGTGGTCGGGAACGTAGATGCAGAGGCAATTCGTGATAAAGTCGCCGGGAGAATTAAGAGAAATGTGGAAATCGTGTCTCCCAAGAAAgaggctcctcctcctcctcctccttcaggCGGTGAAAAGAAGGTGGCGGATGAGAAGCCCGCCGAGAAGAAGCCCGCCGATGAGAAACCCGCCGGCgacaaaaaagaagagaagaagaaagacgaAGGAGCGAAGACAGCTCCTCCTCCTGCTCCACCAAAAGAG AATACGGTGGTTCTGAAGACTAAATTACATTGCGAAGGTTGTGAACACAAAATCAAAAGAATAGTCAACAAGATTAAGG GGGTTAATTCAGTCGCCATTGAAAGCGCCAAGGACTTGGTGATAGTGAAAGGGATCATTGACGTTAAACAACTCACTCCTTATCTCAACGAGAAGCTTAAACGCACCGTTGAAGTTGTTCCACCGAAAAAAGAGGAGGCAACCACCGTGGCAGCAGTGGCGGCGGCGGCTCCAGCTCCAGCTGGTGGCGAGAAGAAGGATAAAGGTGCtggtgaaaaaaaagaaagcaaagatGTCGTAGAGAAGAaggatggtggtggtggtgaaaaGAAAGAGAGCAAAGATGTGGGAGAAAAGAAAGACGGTGGtggtgaaaagaaaaaagaagttgCTCCAGCCGGAGTAGGAGACGGTGGTGCTACGGTGGATGTGAAGAAATCGGAGTATAGCGGTTATGGCTATCCACCTCAGCCGATGTATTACTACCCACCAGGACAAATGTACGGTCAACACTACATGATGCAAGGTCAATCATCTCAACCGTATGTACAAGAACCGTATGCTAACCAAGGATATGTACATGAATCGTATACAAATCAAGGATACGGCCAAGGGTATGGACAAGAAGCACCACCACAACCGTATATGAACCACCAAGGGTATGCAGATCCTTATGCTCATATGCGTGCTCCTCAGATGTTCAGCGATGAGAATCCAGAAGGATGTTCTGTTATGTAA